A portion of the Salminus brasiliensis chromosome 9, fSalBra1.hap2, whole genome shotgun sequence genome contains these proteins:
- the LOC140561869 gene encoding uncharacterized protein has translation MESIRSSSTQQTSGLHHIDTSENKSLEGIPYCSLCGKFFYQQSNLKVHQRIHTGEKPYSCSDCGRSFTVQHHLKTHQRIHTGEKSYRCSDCGKSFTLQHHLQTHQRIHTGEKPYQCSECGTSFSQMINLQTHQRVHTGEKPYHCLECGKSFNQMTNLQLHQRIHTGEKPYQCSECGKSFNVQSNLQKHRHIHTGEKPYYCSDCGKNFRHLGTLKRHKCIKSEEKLYRCSECGKSFTLLNYLERHRRIHTREKLYHCSDCGKSFNQQNNLQLHQRIHTREKLFYCSECGKSFNQQSNLKAHQRIHTGEKPYHCSDCGKSFSQNISLQIHRRIHSGGKPHRCSECGRRFTLERHLQRHWLIHTGEKPHPCSECGKSFREVNTLRQHQRIHTGEKPYYCSECRKSFRHSSTLRRHKCIKDEAETFDICLTIE, from the exons atggAATCTATAAGAAGCTCTAGTACTCAGCAGACCTCTGGGCTTCATCACATCGATACATCAGAAAATAAAAGCCTCGAGGGAATCCCTTACTGCTCTTTGTGTGGAAAGTTTTTTTACCAGCAGAGTAACCTCAAagtacaccagcgcattcacactggagagaaaccgtactcctgctcagactgtgggaggaGTTTTACTGTACAGCATCATCTCAAAAcccaccagcgcattcacactggagagaagtcGTATcgctgctcagactgtgggaagagttttactctGCAGCATCATCTCCAAAcccaccagcgcattcacactggagagaaaccgtatcagtgCTCCGAATGTGGAACCAGTTTCAGTCAAATGATTAATCTCCAAACCCACCAGCGTGTTCATACTGGAGAGAAACCCTACCACTGCttagagtgtgggaagagcttCAATCAAATGACTAATCTCCAACtccaccagcgcattcacactggagagaaaccgtatcagtgttcagagtgtgggaagagttttaatgtACAGAGCAACCTCCAGAAACACCGAcatattcacactggagagaaaccgtattacTGCTCGGACTGTGGGAAGAACTTCAGGCATTTGGGTACTTTAAAGAGACACAAATGCATCAAAAG TGAAGAGAAGCTATAtcgctgctcagagtgtgggaagagctttACTCTGCTTAATTATCTAGAACGTCACCGGCGCATTCATACCAGAGAGAAGctgtatcactgctcagactgtgggaagagtttcaatCAGCAGAATAatcttcagctccaccagcgcattcacacaagagagaaactgttttactgctcagagtgtgggaagagcttCAATCAACAAAGTAACCTCAAAGCCCACCAGagaattcacactggagagaaaccgtatcactgctcagactgtgggaagagttttagtcAAAACATCAGTCTCCAAATCCACCGCCGCATTCACAGTGGAGGAAAACCGCAtcgctgctcagagtgtgggaggaGATTTACTCTAGAGCGCCATCTGCAGAGACACTGGctaattcacactggagagaagccgCATCCCTGCTctgagtgtgggaagagttttagagAAGTAAATACTCTGAgacaacaccagcgcattcacactggagagaaaccgtattactgctcagagtgtAGGAAGAGCTTTAGGCATTCGAGTACTTTACGGAGACACAAATGCATTAAGGATGAAGCAGAAACTTTTGACATTTGTTTGACAATTGAATAA